The genome window caatagcatatttccatttGTTACGTCGAACTTTCcaagatttcgctcggtatcgaagttcaaGCGCGTCACattcgccatcactcgcagcagtcaataaagccttcaatcgtttcatcgatccgtttccaaGATCAACCAGATCTCTCGACGCCCTTATAAGATGTGccgacgacctgcgtagcatctgagaaaaacatttttgatgtcGGCACAACTTTCATCGATATTATCTGGTTAATACAATTTGGAAGGACGCAGCTCCTTAGCCCTACGAGAAGTGgcgaacgcaacacgcaagcgacggtaaacgaacaacatcaaatggtaATCTGTTTCAAGGCCAAAGTCAGTGTCTCTCGCACGCCCAGAAAACAATTCCtaagtctactgctgatcgtaaagtggtcaatctgattgttcgtacgaTGTCAGTGAGTTCTCTGTTCgaaccaatgacgaggcggtggaagctacAGAAACCCACAAACCCCCCACTATTATCCATTTCCACGTACAGTTTGACCGGCGAGTGTGACGTGGATAAATTGCAATTGGTCTGTCCGTTTTGATTGTTCAACGACCGATGATCAAATCGCCCAACCGGCCAGGCATGTTTGTTTAAAATGTGAACGAGGATTTCAtgcttgtttaggctgtgagtgagaattttatgggcatctttatcgctaatggacatttttgataaatgctcgcGTAGAAAATCATCTTAAATTTGCATCTCAATGCCTTCCActtccagagttgaactaatgatgttgcgaCTTGCTGATACGTTGATGCTGCATTCAGTTCAACGGGCTCTTCCGGCATAACCGACAGGCCGAACTGTACGTGGATGGCGAGCTTTAGGAAGCATCtattgaactgcgtgtaattgctcgtaggaagcatccttttccactatatcggatatcttcgttggtgcatagcgCTACCCAATTGTGaagctccttaacctgaaccggaatcATGCAGTCAGAATTCTGTCAGAAACAGGCTTCCAGGTAAGGAGAGCGCTCCTTGCGATAACCGTCAGTAACAACCTGACATCTGATTCGCGCCTGCTACCACTTGACATTCCATAGTACaagagcacattgccgcaagagggagaagaaTACTTTCCAGAGTCTCATAATCTTAATTcgacccagaatgtccagcttatatcgttggaattctcgcttgaagttgaagaaagcgagcattctgaggaccttcgGTACAGTTTTCGAGGAGCGTACGCACATGTCAGAAACCAATTGTAATCTGTTTTCGATGGGCAAAGGTCGCAGCCTTGAGGTCAGTCCCAATTCGAGACGTAGTTAATATTTCGGAAGCagtaaagttttaaaatttatagattgctagcccacaaatatcAGTCCCTTTTAGTTGccccttacgacaagcagggaagactttgagtgtactcTCAAGCCCAAACGCACAGGGGCATTGGACCAAACATGAACTCAAATTTGTGGAAAGAGGCCCATGTGCGACTGGATCTCAATTAAACATTAATCAGGTTTTCACTTCGAatttgctgtgagcttatcagttGTACAACGTTAAGTAATATGATAGTGAaattgaagcacagtctcactgTGTGGATGCCATATATCCACTGAGGAGTGAACATGAAACACTAGATGGGGTATACAGCAAATGGGGATCAGTAGCTGCAGATCCAGGAAGGGCAACCGTAGCTGTTGATTCAAGAAGGGCAGCCTAACAACGTAATCTATTTGAACTAAATTTCTTGGAATTCTATGCAAAAAACAAAGTGCAAATCACAAGAATCTTGGATATCCTCAACGTCAATTTTAAACACATTTATATGTTATATCTGGAAATGTCCAAATTAAAGATTTCGGAGGCCTTTGGACGTCTAAAacttatcttcttttttttgacCAACTTGGCCTCTAGCTTCCTTGAAACATTGGTTCAATAAGCTCAATCCTTCGACCGATTATACATTATTTGTCCTTTGAATGCCCTCTAAGGTATTATTAGATAaattgactgacgatttcgtccagagcagatgCAACTCAtaagacactgcctcacctctggcctgggagcaacgtgacctaAAGTGACTACTGGAGGCAATCGacccatttaaatataatcgaAAACATGACaggagtgcgaattatattcaagtgacaACCGGCTGGTGTTTAAGCCCAAACTAGcccgaagtgatttttttctttgattatcCAAAAAGCAATGTCACGTGAAATGGTCGTTGGAAGCGTCTGGTTCGCGGGGACAAAAATTCAAAGATAAACGCAAATCTCTCCAGACGAAATCACCTTCACTTACCCGCCTTGGTGACCATGATGATTGCTttttggatcgtgtctttaatttggttccacgattcttccacattcgtaatggttggtaatcgtgtgagtgagatcgtttttgctatcttctcaccaaatcgccaccatttaatgtgtcgcgggccagtgcgttccgcacgctgttttatcggtggcttaattcgcaggacagcaatcaacggtcgatgttgaggtgcgatggtctcaaagggaacggctttgcaatcggtgacggtggtaaaatgtcggcgtcttatgagaatatagttgatttgcgtttaatgaaccatgtattcatacgtACAAGGTCaggggtgtccgcaaaattgattatacgctcgccaccctcattgcgcgctcgaaacccctttccccatggcaccttttaccgtctgccttcttacccacatgatcattaaggcCGCCGACAATGATaacatagtcgtcagcagggacgtgacaaatctttttatcaagaagttgccagaaggcatctttctcggcatcaggtcgacctgtctgtggtgcgtaggcAGTGaacaagtgaatagtgcgattagctgatataatggtgagcttcatcagtcaatcattaaatcgttcgacttctttaatggcatcacggaaaccctctgagatggcaatgccaacaccatattctTACAGGGTTTctcgcagagcgcagatatcaatgcgccttttccgaagggctcttgcgtgttcctcggtctttccagttagggtatcaacatttagcgtgcagacaagcatttgttttgtttgttttgttcggactaacttgcttacgtcctgacgctgtccatgcgtcaagaacccttgcctatttctcgacaTGACCAGGGCCCGCCTTGCCGCGTCGActaaggtggacgccctagcatttctccgaggcttgtgactcaatccgatcatcatgtttgtaacgacattttatgcattttcttggtcggtctgtcgtgggtcaccaagagagatcaggtaggatttagcatagtggaataactccaactgtactTTGTTTATCTCCTGTAAAAATTCAAGGCttcctgtatatagtcttcttgcttttGAGTCTAGTTATAATGACGATAATGACATCAAATACGCCTTTCTACCATATGTTCGTTAGAAGAAATTTTTGGCATATTATACCTCTCCTGATGTATCAATGGTACCATGGAGAAAATTCTCCTGACTACATTAACATTAAGGTGGTCATAGAAAGACTCCCCTGAAGTGTCTCACCATGCCCAACTTTGAAGCATTGTCCAACATTTCCGCTTATAAAGCGAGCCTTGAAGACACTGCCATCATTATTTCAATCACCAATTCGTATGGGCTTTGCCAAAAATGAAAGATTACAATAGTACTAACCAGAAATGGACTTACCTATCGTTACACGAACAAATCCGCATCTGCGAGACGCGATAATCAATTTGCACAGAGTTTTGTAGCAGTATAGACTTCGTAATGTACTTAAAATCAGGTAGAATTGTTTCATCGTCGACTTCGTTGCTGATTTTACCTATCCTAGGACGACGCACTACTTCTATTGGATAATGTTCCCTTCCGTTCGAGATATCACTGTGTAAGGAATTAAATCGTCATTCAAAGTATCCTAAGGAGATTAGAAAGCTACACATACCTGCAGATTATTTTCACTTGTAATCCGCTTGGTCCAATTGATCTCATTTGCATGTTGAAACCTACAGCGCGCGCGCAAGAATCTTCTTCGTCTCGTATACAATCGTACGGTATTTgtccttcattattttttatcatTAAATCTGCTCCACGACTGATAAGCATTAGAGCAGCACACGTATTCGATTGTCGACAAGCTATGTGACTGCCGGGAAAAGATATTCAGTGAATTGTTTTGGTTTCAATAAGAATTAGGTAAAATGTGTTGCGCGATAATTAGAAACTTTGTACCCGTATAATCATTGAATGTTACGATTTATactcacagtggtgtatctccaTTAATATTTTGCACACTACACCGCACATTTGTTTGTAGAATTACCTTCACCACATCATCGCATGCTGATATTACCGCCCAATGAAGGGCCGTATTATTTTCCATATCACAGATACTTGGATCGGCACCATAATTAAGTAAAAGGCTGCGAACATGAAAGCTCTTTTCAGGACCGCTATATAGATAAAAAGCAACACAAATTACCTAACAATTGACGTGTGATTCAACTCGGCTGCCCACACAAGAGGAGTCCAGCCTCCATCATCCTTAGCGTTGAGGTAATCATTGAATTGCTTAAAGCTCGAACTGCTACTGTAAGCCTCCAGTAGGATTTTCGCAGCTTGAAGATTGCCACTCCTTGTGGCAAAATGCAGACATGTCATTCCATCTGTCCCCTGAAGTTATTACACTCTAAAGTAAGTGGATTGCGACAATTAAGTACCCATCGCTTACCTTCAGTGAAATATCAGCACCGACTTGAATGAAAAGTTGCAAAATGTCACACTTATCTCCAATAATGGAGCACATTGCCGCCGTACGTTGCTCCTTATCCCTTTGATTCAAAAACTCAGGCGTCGAATTACGTGCCAGGAGCAGACAGGCCATTTGTATTGTTCCGAAATGTGCGACGAGATGCAGGCAGGTCCCATCGAGGAACTCTTTCATTTCACTTGTGATGTCAAAGCCTGATCGTATAATTTCCGCAACACGTTCCAGATCATCGTTGTTTACGGCATAGAACATGTCTTTGGTCGTGAAGTCGTTTATCGAAGCACCATTCTCACGAACCACGACATTCATAACGGATTCTGGAATATATTTGACCAAATCGAGGCACTGTTGTGGCTGATGCTTAACTACTGACAACCTTCCGTTAGAGGATGATAAACCCATTTTTGCCGGTTTTCTATAATTCACAAATTGATTTTTACATTGTTAGTGGTGGCTCTAGCTCGAAAATGTAGAAAGCTAGACTTACATGGGCCCTTTTTGACTAGGAAGAAATACTGGAGTGTTTTGACACTTCATTGTGACTAGTGACTCCTTCTCGGAAGTATCGCAACCGCAATGAGGACACTTCAAAACTAACTTTGGGCTAGGATATGTTGATCTTTTCGCAGGGTCATATGGTGTATTGAGAATGAGCTTCTGGGCACAGCCCGGGTGAAAGAAATGTCGATGTTTGCATAATATGAAACTCCCCTGATAAAAATACGTTTTATGACTTACTGATATCTTTGCAATAGGAAGCATAGGAAACTTACCTGCGTGCAGAACACACCGCATCCAGCACAACTGTTATGGGAAAGAAACCTTATGAGATGTTGATCGCAAAGCAAGAGATACGGTACGCGGGCACTTGGTCGATACAACGGAACTATTTCCGTGTTAACAACTTTGTTGAAGCAACCAACTCGATGGTCTTCAACATGATCAATTGCCTTGCAAAATACAACTTCGCTGCTCTTCCGGGCgtagaactttggttttgcttGGCAGGAGCAAATCAGCTTCTGATCCTTATTCACTGTTGATTGACTGGGCGCAGCTTCTTGTGGTGGGACAACCGGTGCTCCAACTTTCTTATGCTGAGCGACAGGATGATGACTGCTTTTTGGGGCTTCCTTTCCACTCACTGAAGTTGTTGCGTTTTCTTTGTTATTACGTAAGCGAAGTGTGACGTTCGGTTTACCAACGCTAACTTTCTTCGATGGAATAAACTCTTCGTTATCGCTGGACGAATTGCCTGATTCGGTAACATCGTCCCGTACGTTACGACGAAGTCCTAGTCGttcaaaatgtttttctttttgttttaataattttctgtGTTGCTTTCTGTTGAGTTTTCTATCCTCAGGCGATCGATGCAAATTTATTCCCGATGCTTTGATTTCATTCAGGAAATCTTGGGGTTCAGGGCATGGTCGGCACTTCTTCGATGGGTAAATATTGTCTACGTTCAGATGATTCACCAGCGGTGACGATTTTTTCTTAACTGGCGTTACATTGTTCTTGCTTTCAATGTGAGTAATGTCCTTCGATTCGCGATTGCGACGGGCTGATTCTGAGGCATGCATGGTACCAGTCTTATTATCTCCAGATGTGGCTACAATGCGGGCAATGTTTTTCGATTCGAACTCATACCGAAGCTCTTCGTTCTCAAGGATTTTCGCAGTTGGTTTGATCCGTCGTAAAGGACGCTGAGATGTGACAGTAGGTGCAGAGTCATTGTGACTATTGTTTGCAGTAGCTTTGTCTCGCGATAAATGTTTTTCTTGTGAATTACTTTCAACGTTATCTTTCGTCGAACGTTGACATTTTTTACTTTGTGTAGGCACGTCGGAACTACTTGTGGCTGGACTAACGACAGGTTTTGCCCGTCTACCACGTTTTTTTGGAGTCTTATCATTAAGTTGTGATTGGTTTCCTGTTATTTCAGGTTTAACGTCCTCATTTTCGTCCGTTTTTGGGATAATTGCCGCGAACTCTTGTTGTTTGGGAATTTTCTCTGCAGGGGGATGACTGATATCGATGACCGACAACTGGTTTTGTGGATAGATGAGTAATAAATCAAGAATATAATTATCGTCAATACAtatcataaataaaattatcaagTCCAAATAACATTGCGATAAATAAAATTCTTTATATCGGAATCATTCTTTTCACTTAGTTTGTGCATTGTAAAGCTTTGCGGTACTGAGGATGAAGTTTGTTATATTCGACAGAAACGTATTTTTACATTCTGTGAATTGATTTATGATCTGAATATGGTGCGTTTTATAACAATAGGACCATCTCTGATTTGGTTGATATAATTAGGATAATCCATAATCGTCGCTTTTGTGGGGAAAGAAGGGAACTTATTCAACAGCGTACGAAATCATATCCCTTGCCGAACACCGAAAATGGCAACGAAACTCCGAACCAAGTGAAAACGACGGCCCAAAAATCCCTTCGAAAAAGCGAGGACGGAAAGCCTGGGAATCCTACGGGGCTAGCCCCTCTGAATATGACGATGGTGCTAGAAAAGTACCCAAAAGAAAACCTCAGTACTGAAGGAACCTAGGAGGTGCAAAGGGTTATTCTCTCTGCGATGTGGAAATGTGAACTCTCCACTGAGCTTCAATTCACAAGTACCTGTTTGAACGAAGAAGTCTTGTTTATGATTTGCTACAGGTCAAGTTGCCGCTCATTATAATTTGTAGTAATACCGAATGCAGATATATTAGCTGACGGTCTAGAAGAACTGATCACGAAGTTAAAGACTCACAATATAGTTCTCAAAAGCCACGAGCGGAACGTCATCGGCTCGAAGCACAATGATCATGGTGTGCCGACCCTTATGAgctgaggaaagacacctcggtggagacaccgggtggaaagcttaccgaggtccccgaagaaatctcggaagccatagaggcgaaaaggactggatcaatcagggaagtagacctgctgcccggtgaagagcagaagctgtaCGGCATGGACTTAGAGTAGGCAGCGATGCGGGGAAAGTGTCATGTCGGGGGAGAAgagtgatactccgacagtggagaagagcttccAACAATAACGGGGTCAATGGCCACGACTAAAATGGCCCAGATAAGCCTCCactatgcaaaagctgcatctgcgttgattgcaagggcaagttccagaagaacattggaatagtattggctcaggagccctgggtgtaccggaggCAGATTCGCTGTCTGTAAGGAGAaagcatgcagataatttggggCTCCTGTTGCGAAAaagcaagagcttgcataattctaaaacgtaatttaaaatatatagaactatagtccggatagctgagtggttagagcacaaggctatcgtacggaaggtcgcggttcaaatctcactggtggcagtgggatttgtatcgtgatttgatgtcggataccagtcgactcagctgtgaatgagtacctgagtcaaatcagggtaataatctcgggcgagcgcaatgaccacattgcctcgtacagtgtactgtagtgtaccgttacggtcttgaatgaagtgctctaacacacttcaaggcactgatccaatatagattgttgcgtcaacgattattattattatatatatagatatatagttCCTTACCTTGTGGCTATTCAAGTATCACTGGAAACCGGGGGGAGCACTCGAgaagcagtcgtggcatcggactacttcccaggagacgacatccggattCCACCGGAactagtcgctaaactggtgaagatACTATAAGAAGAGGTCGTTACCACTTCTACGGTTACGATGCCAACGTCCATCGCGAAGTCTAGGGAAGCAGCAAAACCAAtcaaagaggtgagtaccttcgtgaatttattcttagctaGGAAACGCTCCAAATTCGTGACCAGCGCTAGAAAAGAGGTACTAGACTTAATTCTAAGAAATgctctaatgaacgggctggtcagaaattggagggtgtcagATGAGCCCTTTTTTCTGATCATAGAATAACcgaattcgacattgagggctaGTCCgagataaaaagaataataaggaatcccaggagagcaGATTGGCAATATGGCATATGCAATgtacctgaaaaaaaaacatagctCACCTTCAAGGAAGCGGCGACATCAGGAgcaaactggaactagaaacagtggtggaaaaactCAACAAAGGTATTgacattgacgcatatgaggccagctgttaagcagttaagtcatcaagggatgcacCCTGGTATCACAGGCACAGCAAGAATAAGAGCAGAAGTATGAAAGCTCTTCAACCGgataaaacaaaccggggactgcctgaggtacaaaaatgcactgactgcgcatagcaacgcgatcagggaaataAAACGGAAcatcttcagggaattctgtgaagagatcAAGCAAACCACAGAATCAACTaggctttacaaagctgtagTCAAAGACGAGGCAATATCTTGTGTCTGTTTGAAAgaggatgggacatttaccgagaatgagctggacagagtatacctgcttctcaaaactcatttcccgaggTCCTATCgcacggcggcaggcgacaacattctgcctgacaccccaacaacgaacaaaaggaaactagcaaaagagatataCTCGGCAGTGGGAACTTgtaaaccattgaaatcactcggagtagatggcatgtTCTCAGTACTAACTTAGAGAAGCCTAGAAATCAtcgtagagtctcttctgagggtggtaagcggTAGcgtagccctgggatatataccaagggcatggaggggCAAAATTGGTCTTTATTTCAAAAGcgagtaattttttttatcctaaatttttcagaccaatttgcctaacatcgttcatactcaaaacggtggagaatgtcatagacaactatattagaactaacgttcttaagcgtaatcccctacatcagtatCAATAAGCTTACCGAGCAAGAGGGTCAAACGAAACTGCTCTTTATGGGCTGACTGTTGTAATACAGGATGctatagaaataaaagaaatagcactgtgtgcgatTTTGGATATGCAagaagcattcgataacacatcgcacacagagatacaagatgctctGATCCGCAAGGGATTGGGAAACAGCCTGACCTTCTGGATGGCGAAAATGTTGGAGAGTAGGCaagtagaagtaccgacaggtacaaattcgatTGGCATGAATACAACTCAAGGTTGTCCTTAGagcggggtactatcaccgcgtATGTGAAGTATGGCGAGTAGGCAAACTGCTGGCCGTGCTAACCAATATTGAAATACAGATCCAGAGTTATGCGAACCACATTGTGTTAATCTGTAAACTGGATTAAGAGTTACTGGTGCCTAATGCAGGAAGGCgggactgcgtatcaatccagccaaaaccaccatagtaccattcactagaaaacgtaagcttgatcacctgagacccataaggttacatggcatggaggtgaaacgagaaacagaggacAAATTTTTGGGAATTACGTTAGCCCAAAAAGGTGCATGTCAGAAACACTTCtcggaaagctacaagggctctgatgactggtAAATCCATCGCAggaaaaaaaaatggggttgaacCTCGAAGATATTACTTTGAATATACACTGCATAGtaaggcagaaagaactgaactcaacacACAGGCCAACTCCAAAGACTGACTTGCATgtttcagtggggcaatgaggacatgcccaacggcatccctggaggtctttctgggattaacctctctccatgcggacatacaaatgcaggcaaggagagcaaTCTTCAGGTTGGCCGAAAGTATCAGTGAGGAggggagctacctaaatcgaagaaagattgacattctttctagagggtaccccgaattatagataccaaaggataagatgacaacgaggtttcacttcgataaaaagtttgaaatacattggagtaacaaggcaaactaggagagcgtggctgtaac of Hermetia illucens chromosome 4, iHerIll2.2.curated.20191125, whole genome shotgun sequence contains these proteins:
- the LOC119654640 gene encoding uncharacterized protein LOC119654640, which translates into the protein MTDIENVLSSMSTAFNSSPTPGDEASVIDLNNDKTLKWRRHFKNQYAKKNPGKSLGEDDPAADVSRASAKPESPVDDEDKGQAVGVAATPKTPAPKQSPVEERTKSTPPSTPEPAPASTATAAVTSTPLHSVPARSDNDLINAARSGDETAEAASTSSAAAARAQKPKKSPRNVQENPSRRSNRTRTVVSVSPAPLRRRGRSKRANDPGPTLPVPKEDEIQLESQLEGPIGLGDDQEKVHKVEIEEEMGSNVNPNSDQEKVIVAEVRKEIPNGEINVVPRTSKVAEKEEIRNRKRRSVRLETKGEVPDVPADKLSVIDISHPPAEKIPKQQEFAAIIPKTDENEDVKPEITGNQSQLNDKTPKKRGRRAKPVVSPATSSSDVPTQSKKCQRSTKDNVESNSQEKHLSRDKATANNSHNDSAPTVTSQRPLRRIKPTAKILENEELRYEFESKNIARIVATSGDNKTGTMHASESARRNRESKDITHIESKNNVTPVKKKSSPLVNHLNVDNIYPSKKCRPCPEPQDFLNEIKASGINLHRSPEDRKLNRKQHRKLLKQKEKHFERLGLRRNVRDDVTESGNSSSDNEEFIPSKKVSVGKPNVTLRLRNNKENATTSVSGKEAPKSSHHPVAQHKKVGAPVVPPQEAAPSQSTVNKDQKLICSCQAKPKFYARKSSEVVFCKAIDHVEDHRVGCFNKVVNTEIVPLYRPSARVPYLLLCDQHLIRFLSHNSCAGCGVFCTQGSFILCKHRHFFHPGCAQKLILNTPYDPAKRSTYPSPKLVLKCPHCGCDTSEKESLVTMKCQNTPVFLPSQKGPIKPAKMGLSSSNGRLSVVKHQPQQCLDLVKYIPESVMNVVVRENGASINDFTTKDMFYAVNNDDLERVAEIIRSGFDITSEMKEFLDGTCLHLVAHFGTIQMACLLLARNSTPEFLNQRDKEQRTAAMCSIIGDKCDILQLFIQVGADISLKGTDGMTCLHFATRSGNLQAAKILLEAYSSSSSFKQFNDYLNAKDDGGWTPLVWAAELNHTSIVSLLLNYGADPSICDMENNTALHWAVISACDDVVKVILQTNVRCSVQNINGDTPLHIACRQSNTCAALMLISRGADLMIKNNEGQIPYDCIRDEEDSCARAVGFNMQMRSIGPSGLQVKIICSDISNGREHYPIEVVRRPRIGKISNEVDDETILPDFKYITKSILLQNSVQIDYRVSQMRICSCNDSCNSDKCQCSTISVQNWYTPEGQLNGDFNFDDPPMIFECNDVCGCNKLICKNRVVQNGMKLPLQVFECQQRAKGWGVRTLRQIPRGTFVAEYTGEILTDMEADRRTDDSYFFDLDSSDHCIDANYYGNVSRFFNHSCSPNIVPVRVYYDHQDYRFPKIAFFACKNIAIGEEIAFDYGEKFWAVKQKYFACKCESPECRFSANPVERNQVMNGGTEQSASTSGNQITI